One Rissa tridactyla isolate bRisTri1 chromosome 4, bRisTri1.patW.cur.20221130, whole genome shotgun sequence DNA window includes the following coding sequences:
- the ACSF3 gene encoding malonate--CoA ligase ACSF3, mitochondrial isoform X7, protein MPSRRAARERRDWAVNPGRPLGFTPPFGPRAGHEGTPVLSACGRAGPGLALCNLGATGRGVLLLLLCELNHFKTGGAGRMLVSLLFPQASRPLRCLVQDLHRCRWGLHRQKRSVCPRRGLQTTRAAYNSAITPVFTRALAFGDKIAIVDQNGEHTYRDLLSQSLHLSQEICRALECSSRDLKEERISFLCPNDASYVVAQWASWMSGGIAVPLYKKHPVQELEYVIQDSQSALVIAAEEYVGKIAPSAEKLGVPVLPLLRSHTDGSMSHAALEDSPLTTCSSWKDRGAMIIYTSGTTGRPKGVLSTHENVQAVTTGLVEKWEWKKEDVILHVLPLHHVHGVINKLLCPLWVGATCIMLPEFSAQMVWKKLLSSEAPRISVFMAVPTIYAKLMEYYDKHFSQPQVQDFVRAFCQENVRLMVSGSAALPVPVLEKWKSITGHTLLERYGMTEIGMALSNPLHGVRVPGSVGTPLPGVKVRIATETLKNGGRCYTVHAQGDEYNTQVTPGLEGQEGELLVKGPSVFREYWNRPRDTADAFTPDGWFKTDGWDLA, encoded by the exons ATGCCCTCCCGTCGGGCTGCGCGGGAGCGGCGAGACTGGGCTGTGAATCCGGGCCGGCCCCTGGGGTTCACACCGCCCTTTGGCCCCCGGGCGGGACACGAGGGGACACCGGTGCTGTCGGCCTGTGGCCGCGCTGGGCCGGGCCTGGCCCTGTGTAACCTGGGAGCCACAGGGCgaggggttttgctgctgctgctctgcgaGCTG AATCACTTCAAAACAGGCGGTGCTGGCAGGATGCTGgtctccctgctcttccctcaaGCGAGCCGGCCCCTTCGATGCCTCGTCCAGGACTTGCACCGTTGCAGATGGGGGTTGCACAGACAGAAGAGGTCTGTCTGTCCCCGCAGGGGTCTGCAAACCACTCGGGCAGCCTACAACAGTGCCATTACCCCTGTCTTCACTAGGGCTTTGGCTTTCGGTGATAAAATCGCTATCGTTGACCAAAACGGTGAGCACACTTACAGGGACCTTCTCAGCCAGAGTCTACACTTGTCCCAGGAGATCTGTAGAGCTTTGGAGTGCTCCAGCAGGGACTTGAAGGAAGAGAGGATCTCATTTTTGTGTCCCAATGATGCCTCCTATGTGGTGGCCCAGTGGGCTTCCTGGATGAGCGGGGGCATAGCGGTGCCCCTTTACAAGAAACACCCGGTGCAGGAACTGGAGTATGTGATTCAGGATTCGCAGAGTGCTCTAGTCATCGCAGCAGAGGAATACGTGGGGAAAATAGCCCCTAGTGCTGAGAAGCTGGGAGTCCCTGTTCTCCCCCTTCTCAGGTCTCATACTGATGGATCCATGAGTCACGCAGCACTGGAAGACAGTCCCTTGACAACCTGCTCCTCATGGAAAGACAGAGGAGCCATGATAATCTACACCAGTGGGACGACAGGAAGACCGAAAGGTGTCCTCAGCACCCATGAGAACGTGCAAGCCGTG ACCACAGGGCTGGTTGAAAAATGGGAGTGGAAGAAGGAGGATGTTATTCTGCACGTGCTGCCTTTACATCATGTCCACGGGGTGATCAATAAGCTCCTCTGTCCTCTCTGGGTGGGAGCGACATGCATCATGTTACCCGAATTCAGTGCACAGATG GTTTGGAAGAAGTTGCTAAGCTCCGAAGCTCCCCGTATCAGTGTCTTCATGGCAGTGCCCACTATCTATGCCAAGCTGATGGAGTATTATGACAAGCATTTCTCTCAGCCGCAAGTCCAGGATTTCGTGCGTGCCTTTTGCCAGGAGAACGTCAG GTTAATGGTGTCAGGCtcagcagccctgcctgtgcccgtCCTGGAGAAGTGGAAGAGCATCACTGGGCACACGTTGCTGGAGAGGTATGGGATGACTGAGATTGGGATGGCGCTTTCTAACCCCTTGCATGGAGTTCGTGTCCCAG GTTCTGTGGGCACCCCGCTTCCAGGGGTGAAAGTGCGCATCGCCACCGAGACCTTGAAAAATGGTGGTCGTTGCTACACCGTCCATGCTCAGGGAGATGAATACAACACGCAG
- the ACSF3 gene encoding malonate--CoA ligase ACSF3, mitochondrial isoform X6, with amino-acid sequence MPSRRAARERRDWAVNPGRPLGFTPPFGPRAGHEGTPVLSACGRAGPGLALCNLGATGRGVLLLLLCELNHFKTGGAGRMLVSLLFPQASRPLRCLVQDLHRCRWGLHRQKRSVCPRRGLQTTRAAYNSAITPVFTRALAFGDKIAIVDQNGEHTYRDLLSQSLHLSQEICRALECSSRDLKEERISFLCPNDASYVVAQWASWMSGGIAVPLYKKHPVQELEYVIQDSQSALVIAAEEYVGKIAPSAEKLGVPVLPLLRSHTDGSMSHAALEDSPLTTCSSWKDRGAMIIYTSGTTGRPKGVLSTHENVQAVTTGLVEKWEWKKEDVILHVLPLHHVHGVINKLLCPLWVGATCIMLPEFSAQMVWKKLLSSEAPRISVFMAVPTIYAKLMEYYDKHFSQPQVQDFVRAFCQENVRLMVSGSAALPVPVLEKWKSITGHTLLERYGMTEIGMALSNPLHGVRVPGSVGTPLPGVKVRIATETLKNGGRCYTVHAQGDEYNTQVTPGLEGQEGELLVKGPSVFREYWNRPRDTADAFTPDGWFKTGTCGSGKRPFV; translated from the exons ATGCCCTCCCGTCGGGCTGCGCGGGAGCGGCGAGACTGGGCTGTGAATCCGGGCCGGCCCCTGGGGTTCACACCGCCCTTTGGCCCCCGGGCGGGACACGAGGGGACACCGGTGCTGTCGGCCTGTGGCCGCGCTGGGCCGGGCCTGGCCCTGTGTAACCTGGGAGCCACAGGGCgaggggttttgctgctgctgctctgcgaGCTG AATCACTTCAAAACAGGCGGTGCTGGCAGGATGCTGgtctccctgctcttccctcaaGCGAGCCGGCCCCTTCGATGCCTCGTCCAGGACTTGCACCGTTGCAGATGGGGGTTGCACAGACAGAAGAGGTCTGTCTGTCCCCGCAGGGGTCTGCAAACCACTCGGGCAGCCTACAACAGTGCCATTACCCCTGTCTTCACTAGGGCTTTGGCTTTCGGTGATAAAATCGCTATCGTTGACCAAAACGGTGAGCACACTTACAGGGACCTTCTCAGCCAGAGTCTACACTTGTCCCAGGAGATCTGTAGAGCTTTGGAGTGCTCCAGCAGGGACTTGAAGGAAGAGAGGATCTCATTTTTGTGTCCCAATGATGCCTCCTATGTGGTGGCCCAGTGGGCTTCCTGGATGAGCGGGGGCATAGCGGTGCCCCTTTACAAGAAACACCCGGTGCAGGAACTGGAGTATGTGATTCAGGATTCGCAGAGTGCTCTAGTCATCGCAGCAGAGGAATACGTGGGGAAAATAGCCCCTAGTGCTGAGAAGCTGGGAGTCCCTGTTCTCCCCCTTCTCAGGTCTCATACTGATGGATCCATGAGTCACGCAGCACTGGAAGACAGTCCCTTGACAACCTGCTCCTCATGGAAAGACAGAGGAGCCATGATAATCTACACCAGTGGGACGACAGGAAGACCGAAAGGTGTCCTCAGCACCCATGAGAACGTGCAAGCCGTG ACCACAGGGCTGGTTGAAAAATGGGAGTGGAAGAAGGAGGATGTTATTCTGCACGTGCTGCCTTTACATCATGTCCACGGGGTGATCAATAAGCTCCTCTGTCCTCTCTGGGTGGGAGCGACATGCATCATGTTACCCGAATTCAGTGCACAGATG GTTTGGAAGAAGTTGCTAAGCTCCGAAGCTCCCCGTATCAGTGTCTTCATGGCAGTGCCCACTATCTATGCCAAGCTGATGGAGTATTATGACAAGCATTTCTCTCAGCCGCAAGTCCAGGATTTCGTGCGTGCCTTTTGCCAGGAGAACGTCAG GTTAATGGTGTCAGGCtcagcagccctgcctgtgcccgtCCTGGAGAAGTGGAAGAGCATCACTGGGCACACGTTGCTGGAGAGGTATGGGATGACTGAGATTGGGATGGCGCTTTCTAACCCCTTGCATGGAGTTCGTGTCCCAG GTTCTGTGGGCACCCCGCTTCCAGGGGTGAAAGTGCGCATCGCCACCGAGACCTTGAAAAATGGTGGTCGTTGCTACACCGTCCATGCTCAGGGAGATGAATACAACACGCAG